A region of Triplophysa dalaica isolate WHDGS20190420 chromosome 18, ASM1584641v1, whole genome shotgun sequence DNA encodes the following proteins:
- the abl2 gene encoding tyrosine-protein kinase ABL2 isoform X1, which yields MGQQVGRVGEAASAGIQSPPQGQQQLQGQQLLQQQGRVNRAGGSGRRPRDGGSNITGTPPGRTAASATAANIMPDPSVNIFTKHSEALHRPFGLDSSALTEAVRWSSKENLLGAAESDPNLFVALYDFVASGDNTLSITKGEKLRVLGYNQNGEWSEVRSKNGQGWVPSNYITPVNSLEKHSWYHGPVSRSAAEYLLSSLINGSFLVRESESSPGQLSISLRYEGRVYHYRINTASDGKVYVTSESRFSTLAELVHHHSTVPDGLVTTLHYPAPKCNKPTVYGVSPIHDKWEMERTDITMKHKLGGGQYGEVYVGVWKKYNLTVAVKTLKEDTMEVEEFLKEAAVMKEVKHPNLVQLLGVCTLEPPFYIVTEYMPHGNLLDYLRECDSKQVNAVVLLYMATQISSAMEYLEKKNFIHRDLAARNCLVGENHVVKVADFGLSRLMTGDTYTAHAGAKFPIKWTAPESLAYNTFSIKSDVWAFGVLLWEIATYGMSPYPGIDLSQVYDLLEKGYRMEQPEGCPPKVYELMRACWQWSPLDRPSFSEIHQAFETMFHDSSISEEVAEELCKTASGGQGGLVHSFGHDMPILPSKSRGQKKHSENKENMEEAGPLGPAGLAASLFAGDGRSSSSPALPRKQRDKSPSSLLEDSQDTFTRDRKAGFFSSFMKKKSTSSSSPQQQQNLPMPPKRSSSFREMETQPHKKYEPTAGFGGPPPLPQTDGLSFSPSHGEGNHVQSRCCGATFGQKPSGSNSSATSGQVGGSSSWGSLAGFFTPRLIKKTLGLRTGKPSGVDEGGGTKPFPRSNSTSSMSAGLPDLERMALTLPRNRSKPPLERTASTTSQPENGAARPSDTILRKLDEGTAQIRDRPKAKLLPRGVAGGSGVVRAPGVGGEAEMKDGHDDRPGWSSPSKTSTLGSVSLHNHKVPVLISPTLKHSSADAQLVGVDSQGNRFKLLSDSGDRDRPRLVKPKCAPPPPPMLRSLQHAYSADAADEALRSTEFVEINGDGFKRSGRERPSIPPPQVPPAPTVPSSNNTTQTKMANGASSGPGPTSAKPTLRRTRQQAERIPLEKISKEALLECAECLSSAIQGSTELSSSSQVLDVGHQLLDYCSGYVDCIPHTRNKFAFREAVGKLELNLQELRTSSSGGGLGGPGTSPALDNLHTCIKEISDVVQR from the exons ATGGGACAACAGGTAGGCCGCGTGGGAGAAGCGGCTTCCGCGGGGATACAGTCCCCACCGCAGGGGCAACAGCAGCTGCAGGGGCAACAGCTGCTGCAGCAGCAGGGCAGAGTGAACCGGGCCGGCGGCTCAGGGAGGAGACCGCGAGACGGCGGCAGCAACATCACCGGTACTCCACCTGGAAGAACCGCTGCGTCTGCAACTGCCGCTAACATCATGCCGGACCCCTCAGTCAATATATTCACCAAACACTCAG AAGCCCTGCACAGGCCGTTCGGACTGGACTCATCTGCACTGACCGAGGCGGTACGCTGGAGCTCCAAAGAGAATCTGCTGGGAGCTGCGGAGAGCGACCCGAACCTCTTTGTTGCGCTTTATGATTTCGTTGCCAGTGGGGACAACACGCTGAGCATCACTAAAG GAGAAAAGCTGCGAGTGTTGGGCTATAACCAGAATGGAGAGTGGAGCGAGGTGCGTTCGAAGAACGGTCAGGGTTGGGTGCCCAGTAACTACATCACCCCCGTGAACAGCCTGGAGAAGCACAGCTGGTACCATGGACCCGTGTCCCGCAGCGCGGCCGAGTACCTGCTCAGCAGTTTGATCAACGGCAGCTTCCTTGTTAGGGAGAGTGAGAGCAGTCCTGGCCAGCTGTCCATCTCACTGCGCTACGAGGGCCGGGTCTATCACTACCGGATCAACACAGCTTCTGACGGGAAG GTCTACGTCACGTCTGAGAGTCGCTTTAGCACGTTGGCCGAGCTGGTTCATCATCATTCCACAGTGCCGGATGGTCTGGTCACCACGCTGCACTATCCCGCCCCAAAATGCAACAAGCCAACGGTCTACGGCGTCTCGCCCATCCACGACAAGTGGGAGATGGAACGCACAGACATCACCATGAAGCACAAACTGGGCGGAGGACAGTATGGAGAGGTGTATGTCGGCGTTTGGAAGAAGTACAACCTCACTGTTGCCGTTAAAACATTAAAG gAGGACACCATGGAAGTCGAAGAGTTTTTGAAGGAGGCTGCAGTCATGAAGGAGGTGAAACATCCCAATTTAGTGCAGTTACTAG GTGTCTGCACGTTGGAGCCTCCATTCTACATAGTGACGGAGTACATGCCCCACGGGAACCTGCTGGACTACCTGCGGGAGTGTGACAGTAAGCAGGTGAACGCGGTGGTGCTGTTATACATGGCCACTCAGATCTCATCAGCCATGGAGTATCTGGAGAAAAAGAACTTTATCCACAG AGACTTGGCTGCTCGTAACTGCCTGGTTGGAGAGAATCACGTGGTCAAAGTGGCTGATTTTGGACTGAGTCGTCTGATGACGGGCGACACGTACACCGCTCATGCGGGGGCTAAATTTCCTATCAAATGGACGGCACCAGAGAGTCTGGCTTACAATACTTTTTCCATCAAATCGGACGTGTGGG CATTTGGAGTGTTACTGTGGGAGATTGCTACGTACGGCATGTCTCCATACCCTGGAATTGATCTATCTCAGGTGTACGATCTATTGGAGAAGGGCTATCGCATGGAGCAGCCAGAAGGTTGTCCTCCTAAAGTGTACGAGCTCATGAGGGCCT GTTGGCAATGGAGTCCATTGGACCGGCCTTCATTTTCTGAGATCCACCAAGCCTTTGAGACAATGTTCCATGACTCAAGCATTTCAGAAG AAGTTGCAGAAgagctgtgtaaaactgcctCCGGTGGGCAGGGTGGGCTTGTGCATTCCTTCGGGCACGATATGCCAATCTTGCCCTCAAAGTCTCGCGGGCAGAAAAAACACTCGGAGAACAAAGAGAACATGGAGGAGGCGGGACCTCTCGGCCCTGCAG GTCTTGCAGCATCTCTGTTTGCTGGTGATGGGCGATCCAGCAGCTCACCAGCCCTGCCACGTAAACAAAGGGATAAATCCCCTTCTAGCCTTTTGGAAGACTCCCAGGACACCTTTACCCGTGACCGCAAAGCTGGCTTCTTCAGTTCTTTCATGAAGAAAAAGTCTACATCCTCTTCCTCACCTCAACAGCAACAAAACCTTCCCATGCCTCCCAAGAGGAGCAGCTCTTTCCGGGAGATGGAGACCCAGCCTCATAAAAAGTATGAGCCCACGGCAGGGTTTGGGGGCCCTCCTCCTTTGCCTCAGACCGATGGCTTGAGTTTTTCTCCATCCCATGGAGAGGGGAACCATGTGCAGTCTCGCTGCTGTGGAGCCACATTTGGGCAAAAGCCCTCCGGTTCCAACTCCAGTGCAACTTCTGGTCAAGTGGGAGGTAGCAGTAGCTGGGGAAGCTTAGCGGGCTTTTTCACCCCTCGccttatcaaaaaaacattgGGTTTGCGGACTGGTAAACCCTCTGGCGTAGACGAAGGGGGTGGAACCAAGCCTTTCCCTCGTTCCAATTCAACTTCCTCCATGTCTGCAGGATTACCGGACTTGGAGCGCATGGCGTTGACGTTGCCAAGAAACCGCAGCAAACCTCCTCTAGAGCGCACGGCTTCCACCACATCGCAGCCGGAGAATGGTGCGGCACGACCTTCAGACACAATCCTAAGAAAGCTTGATGAAGGTACGGCTCAGATACGCGATCGTCCCAAAGCCAAACTCTTGCCGCGTGGGGTTGCTGGAGGGTCAGGCGTAGTGAGAGCTCCAGGAGTAGGGGGAGAGGCTGAAATGAAAGACGGACACGACGACCGACCGGGCTGGTCGTCTCCGTCCAAAACCTCCACACTTGGGTCAGTCAGTCTACACAATCACAAAGTTCCAGTGCTCATCTCACCCACCCTAAAGCACAGCTCCGCTGATGCGCAACTGGTCGGTGTGGACTCTCAGGGCAACCGATTCAAACTGCTATCCGACAGTGGAGATCGCGACCGTCCTCGACTAGTAAAGCCCAAATGTGCGCCCCCTCCCCCACCCATGCTCCGCTCCCTTCAGCACGCCTACAGTGCCGACGCTGCCGACGAAGCGCTTCGGTCGACAGAGTTTGTTGAGATTAACGGAGATGGATTCAAAAGGTCAGGAAGGGAACGTCCATCAATCCCACCACCACAAGTGCCTCCGGCCCCCACGGTGCCCTCTAGCAACAATACCACCCAGACTAAGATGGCCAACGGTGCTTCTAGCGGGCCGGGTCCCACTTCTGCCAAACCTACTCTTAGACGGACTCGACAGCAGGCGGAACGGATCCCCTTGGAGAAGATTAGCAAGGAGGCTCTTTTGGAATGTGCCGAATGCTTGAGTAGTGCCATTCAAGGAAGCACTGAGCTATCCTCTAGCAGCCAAGTCTTGGATGTGGGACACCAGCTTTTGGACTACTGCTCCGGGTATGTTGACTGCATACCGCATACGCGGAATAAGTTTGCCTTTCGTGAGGCGGTGGGGAAACTAGAGTTAAATCTGCAGGAGCTTCGGACTTCCTCTTCGGGAGGAGGATTAGGGGGACCCGGGACCAGCCCCGCCCTCGATAATTTGCACACCTGCATTAAAGAGATCAGTGATGTCGTGCAAAGGTAG
- the abl2 gene encoding tyrosine-protein kinase ABL2 isoform X2: MGQQVGRVGEAASAGIQSPPQGQQQLQGQQLLQQQGRVNRAGGSGRRPRDGGSNITGTPPGRTAASATAANIMPDPSVNIFTKHSALHRPFGLDSSALTEAVRWSSKENLLGAAESDPNLFVALYDFVASGDNTLSITKGEKLRVLGYNQNGEWSEVRSKNGQGWVPSNYITPVNSLEKHSWYHGPVSRSAAEYLLSSLINGSFLVRESESSPGQLSISLRYEGRVYHYRINTASDGKVYVTSESRFSTLAELVHHHSTVPDGLVTTLHYPAPKCNKPTVYGVSPIHDKWEMERTDITMKHKLGGGQYGEVYVGVWKKYNLTVAVKTLKEDTMEVEEFLKEAAVMKEVKHPNLVQLLGVCTLEPPFYIVTEYMPHGNLLDYLRECDSKQVNAVVLLYMATQISSAMEYLEKKNFIHRDLAARNCLVGENHVVKVADFGLSRLMTGDTYTAHAGAKFPIKWTAPESLAYNTFSIKSDVWAFGVLLWEIATYGMSPYPGIDLSQVYDLLEKGYRMEQPEGCPPKVYELMRACWQWSPLDRPSFSEIHQAFETMFHDSSISEEVAEELCKTASGGQGGLVHSFGHDMPILPSKSRGQKKHSENKENMEEAGPLGPAGLAASLFAGDGRSSSSPALPRKQRDKSPSSLLEDSQDTFTRDRKAGFFSSFMKKKSTSSSSPQQQQNLPMPPKRSSSFREMETQPHKKYEPTAGFGGPPPLPQTDGLSFSPSHGEGNHVQSRCCGATFGQKPSGSNSSATSGQVGGSSSWGSLAGFFTPRLIKKTLGLRTGKPSGVDEGGGTKPFPRSNSTSSMSAGLPDLERMALTLPRNRSKPPLERTASTTSQPENGAARPSDTILRKLDEGTAQIRDRPKAKLLPRGVAGGSGVVRAPGVGGEAEMKDGHDDRPGWSSPSKTSTLGSVSLHNHKVPVLISPTLKHSSADAQLVGVDSQGNRFKLLSDSGDRDRPRLVKPKCAPPPPPMLRSLQHAYSADAADEALRSTEFVEINGDGFKRSGRERPSIPPPQVPPAPTVPSSNNTTQTKMANGASSGPGPTSAKPTLRRTRQQAERIPLEKISKEALLECAECLSSAIQGSTELSSSSQVLDVGHQLLDYCSGYVDCIPHTRNKFAFREAVGKLELNLQELRTSSSGGGLGGPGTSPALDNLHTCIKEISDVVQR; encoded by the exons ATGGGACAACAGGTAGGCCGCGTGGGAGAAGCGGCTTCCGCGGGGATACAGTCCCCACCGCAGGGGCAACAGCAGCTGCAGGGGCAACAGCTGCTGCAGCAGCAGGGCAGAGTGAACCGGGCCGGCGGCTCAGGGAGGAGACCGCGAGACGGCGGCAGCAACATCACCGGTACTCCACCTGGAAGAACCGCTGCGTCTGCAACTGCCGCTAACATCATGCCGGACCCCTCAGTCAATATATTCACCAAACACTCAG CCCTGCACAGGCCGTTCGGACTGGACTCATCTGCACTGACCGAGGCGGTACGCTGGAGCTCCAAAGAGAATCTGCTGGGAGCTGCGGAGAGCGACCCGAACCTCTTTGTTGCGCTTTATGATTTCGTTGCCAGTGGGGACAACACGCTGAGCATCACTAAAG GAGAAAAGCTGCGAGTGTTGGGCTATAACCAGAATGGAGAGTGGAGCGAGGTGCGTTCGAAGAACGGTCAGGGTTGGGTGCCCAGTAACTACATCACCCCCGTGAACAGCCTGGAGAAGCACAGCTGGTACCATGGACCCGTGTCCCGCAGCGCGGCCGAGTACCTGCTCAGCAGTTTGATCAACGGCAGCTTCCTTGTTAGGGAGAGTGAGAGCAGTCCTGGCCAGCTGTCCATCTCACTGCGCTACGAGGGCCGGGTCTATCACTACCGGATCAACACAGCTTCTGACGGGAAG GTCTACGTCACGTCTGAGAGTCGCTTTAGCACGTTGGCCGAGCTGGTTCATCATCATTCCACAGTGCCGGATGGTCTGGTCACCACGCTGCACTATCCCGCCCCAAAATGCAACAAGCCAACGGTCTACGGCGTCTCGCCCATCCACGACAAGTGGGAGATGGAACGCACAGACATCACCATGAAGCACAAACTGGGCGGAGGACAGTATGGAGAGGTGTATGTCGGCGTTTGGAAGAAGTACAACCTCACTGTTGCCGTTAAAACATTAAAG gAGGACACCATGGAAGTCGAAGAGTTTTTGAAGGAGGCTGCAGTCATGAAGGAGGTGAAACATCCCAATTTAGTGCAGTTACTAG GTGTCTGCACGTTGGAGCCTCCATTCTACATAGTGACGGAGTACATGCCCCACGGGAACCTGCTGGACTACCTGCGGGAGTGTGACAGTAAGCAGGTGAACGCGGTGGTGCTGTTATACATGGCCACTCAGATCTCATCAGCCATGGAGTATCTGGAGAAAAAGAACTTTATCCACAG AGACTTGGCTGCTCGTAACTGCCTGGTTGGAGAGAATCACGTGGTCAAAGTGGCTGATTTTGGACTGAGTCGTCTGATGACGGGCGACACGTACACCGCTCATGCGGGGGCTAAATTTCCTATCAAATGGACGGCACCAGAGAGTCTGGCTTACAATACTTTTTCCATCAAATCGGACGTGTGGG CATTTGGAGTGTTACTGTGGGAGATTGCTACGTACGGCATGTCTCCATACCCTGGAATTGATCTATCTCAGGTGTACGATCTATTGGAGAAGGGCTATCGCATGGAGCAGCCAGAAGGTTGTCCTCCTAAAGTGTACGAGCTCATGAGGGCCT GTTGGCAATGGAGTCCATTGGACCGGCCTTCATTTTCTGAGATCCACCAAGCCTTTGAGACAATGTTCCATGACTCAAGCATTTCAGAAG AAGTTGCAGAAgagctgtgtaaaactgcctCCGGTGGGCAGGGTGGGCTTGTGCATTCCTTCGGGCACGATATGCCAATCTTGCCCTCAAAGTCTCGCGGGCAGAAAAAACACTCGGAGAACAAAGAGAACATGGAGGAGGCGGGACCTCTCGGCCCTGCAG GTCTTGCAGCATCTCTGTTTGCTGGTGATGGGCGATCCAGCAGCTCACCAGCCCTGCCACGTAAACAAAGGGATAAATCCCCTTCTAGCCTTTTGGAAGACTCCCAGGACACCTTTACCCGTGACCGCAAAGCTGGCTTCTTCAGTTCTTTCATGAAGAAAAAGTCTACATCCTCTTCCTCACCTCAACAGCAACAAAACCTTCCCATGCCTCCCAAGAGGAGCAGCTCTTTCCGGGAGATGGAGACCCAGCCTCATAAAAAGTATGAGCCCACGGCAGGGTTTGGGGGCCCTCCTCCTTTGCCTCAGACCGATGGCTTGAGTTTTTCTCCATCCCATGGAGAGGGGAACCATGTGCAGTCTCGCTGCTGTGGAGCCACATTTGGGCAAAAGCCCTCCGGTTCCAACTCCAGTGCAACTTCTGGTCAAGTGGGAGGTAGCAGTAGCTGGGGAAGCTTAGCGGGCTTTTTCACCCCTCGccttatcaaaaaaacattgGGTTTGCGGACTGGTAAACCCTCTGGCGTAGACGAAGGGGGTGGAACCAAGCCTTTCCCTCGTTCCAATTCAACTTCCTCCATGTCTGCAGGATTACCGGACTTGGAGCGCATGGCGTTGACGTTGCCAAGAAACCGCAGCAAACCTCCTCTAGAGCGCACGGCTTCCACCACATCGCAGCCGGAGAATGGTGCGGCACGACCTTCAGACACAATCCTAAGAAAGCTTGATGAAGGTACGGCTCAGATACGCGATCGTCCCAAAGCCAAACTCTTGCCGCGTGGGGTTGCTGGAGGGTCAGGCGTAGTGAGAGCTCCAGGAGTAGGGGGAGAGGCTGAAATGAAAGACGGACACGACGACCGACCGGGCTGGTCGTCTCCGTCCAAAACCTCCACACTTGGGTCAGTCAGTCTACACAATCACAAAGTTCCAGTGCTCATCTCACCCACCCTAAAGCACAGCTCCGCTGATGCGCAACTGGTCGGTGTGGACTCTCAGGGCAACCGATTCAAACTGCTATCCGACAGTGGAGATCGCGACCGTCCTCGACTAGTAAAGCCCAAATGTGCGCCCCCTCCCCCACCCATGCTCCGCTCCCTTCAGCACGCCTACAGTGCCGACGCTGCCGACGAAGCGCTTCGGTCGACAGAGTTTGTTGAGATTAACGGAGATGGATTCAAAAGGTCAGGAAGGGAACGTCCATCAATCCCACCACCACAAGTGCCTCCGGCCCCCACGGTGCCCTCTAGCAACAATACCACCCAGACTAAGATGGCCAACGGTGCTTCTAGCGGGCCGGGTCCCACTTCTGCCAAACCTACTCTTAGACGGACTCGACAGCAGGCGGAACGGATCCCCTTGGAGAAGATTAGCAAGGAGGCTCTTTTGGAATGTGCCGAATGCTTGAGTAGTGCCATTCAAGGAAGCACTGAGCTATCCTCTAGCAGCCAAGTCTTGGATGTGGGACACCAGCTTTTGGACTACTGCTCCGGGTATGTTGACTGCATACCGCATACGCGGAATAAGTTTGCCTTTCGTGAGGCGGTGGGGAAACTAGAGTTAAATCTGCAGGAGCTTCGGACTTCCTCTTCGGGAGGAGGATTAGGGGGACCCGGGACCAGCCCCGCCCTCGATAATTTGCACACCTGCATTAAAGAGATCAGTGATGTCGTGCAAAGGTAG
- the abl2 gene encoding tyrosine-protein kinase ABL2 isoform X3, which produces MPLKTLPSSSSLEEERSILTSLTYPQDADHYWFTEALHRPFGLDSSALTEAVRWSSKENLLGAAESDPNLFVALYDFVASGDNTLSITKGEKLRVLGYNQNGEWSEVRSKNGQGWVPSNYITPVNSLEKHSWYHGPVSRSAAEYLLSSLINGSFLVRESESSPGQLSISLRYEGRVYHYRINTASDGKVYVTSESRFSTLAELVHHHSTVPDGLVTTLHYPAPKCNKPTVYGVSPIHDKWEMERTDITMKHKLGGGQYGEVYVGVWKKYNLTVAVKTLKEDTMEVEEFLKEAAVMKEVKHPNLVQLLGVCTLEPPFYIVTEYMPHGNLLDYLRECDSKQVNAVVLLYMATQISSAMEYLEKKNFIHRDLAARNCLVGENHVVKVADFGLSRLMTGDTYTAHAGAKFPIKWTAPESLAYNTFSIKSDVWAFGVLLWEIATYGMSPYPGIDLSQVYDLLEKGYRMEQPEGCPPKVYELMRACWQWSPLDRPSFSEIHQAFETMFHDSSISEEVAEELCKTASGGQGGLVHSFGHDMPILPSKSRGQKKHSENKENMEEAGPLGPAGLAASLFAGDGRSSSSPALPRKQRDKSPSSLLEDSQDTFTRDRKAGFFSSFMKKKSTSSSSPQQQQNLPMPPKRSSSFREMETQPHKKYEPTAGFGGPPPLPQTDGLSFSPSHGEGNHVQSRCCGATFGQKPSGSNSSATSGQVGGSSSWGSLAGFFTPRLIKKTLGLRTGKPSGVDEGGGTKPFPRSNSTSSMSAGLPDLERMALTLPRNRSKPPLERTASTTSQPENGAARPSDTILRKLDEGTAQIRDRPKAKLLPRGVAGGSGVVRAPGVGGEAEMKDGHDDRPGWSSPSKTSTLGSVSLHNHKVPVLISPTLKHSSADAQLVGVDSQGNRFKLLSDSGDRDRPRLVKPKCAPPPPPMLRSLQHAYSADAADEALRSTEFVEINGDGFKRSGRERPSIPPPQVPPAPTVPSSNNTTQTKMANGASSGPGPTSAKPTLRRTRQQAERIPLEKISKEALLECAECLSSAIQGSTELSSSSQVLDVGHQLLDYCSGYVDCIPHTRNKFAFREAVGKLELNLQELRTSSSGGGLGGPGTSPALDNLHTCIKEISDVVQR; this is translated from the exons ATGCCACTGAAGACCTTGCCGTCCAGCAGCAGTTTGGAGGAAGAGAGGTCCATACTGACCAGCCTGACCTATCCGCAGGATGCAGATCACTATTGGTTCACAG AAGCCCTGCACAGGCCGTTCGGACTGGACTCATCTGCACTGACCGAGGCGGTACGCTGGAGCTCCAAAGAGAATCTGCTGGGAGCTGCGGAGAGCGACCCGAACCTCTTTGTTGCGCTTTATGATTTCGTTGCCAGTGGGGACAACACGCTGAGCATCACTAAAG GAGAAAAGCTGCGAGTGTTGGGCTATAACCAGAATGGAGAGTGGAGCGAGGTGCGTTCGAAGAACGGTCAGGGTTGGGTGCCCAGTAACTACATCACCCCCGTGAACAGCCTGGAGAAGCACAGCTGGTACCATGGACCCGTGTCCCGCAGCGCGGCCGAGTACCTGCTCAGCAGTTTGATCAACGGCAGCTTCCTTGTTAGGGAGAGTGAGAGCAGTCCTGGCCAGCTGTCCATCTCACTGCGCTACGAGGGCCGGGTCTATCACTACCGGATCAACACAGCTTCTGACGGGAAG GTCTACGTCACGTCTGAGAGTCGCTTTAGCACGTTGGCCGAGCTGGTTCATCATCATTCCACAGTGCCGGATGGTCTGGTCACCACGCTGCACTATCCCGCCCCAAAATGCAACAAGCCAACGGTCTACGGCGTCTCGCCCATCCACGACAAGTGGGAGATGGAACGCACAGACATCACCATGAAGCACAAACTGGGCGGAGGACAGTATGGAGAGGTGTATGTCGGCGTTTGGAAGAAGTACAACCTCACTGTTGCCGTTAAAACATTAAAG gAGGACACCATGGAAGTCGAAGAGTTTTTGAAGGAGGCTGCAGTCATGAAGGAGGTGAAACATCCCAATTTAGTGCAGTTACTAG GTGTCTGCACGTTGGAGCCTCCATTCTACATAGTGACGGAGTACATGCCCCACGGGAACCTGCTGGACTACCTGCGGGAGTGTGACAGTAAGCAGGTGAACGCGGTGGTGCTGTTATACATGGCCACTCAGATCTCATCAGCCATGGAGTATCTGGAGAAAAAGAACTTTATCCACAG AGACTTGGCTGCTCGTAACTGCCTGGTTGGAGAGAATCACGTGGTCAAAGTGGCTGATTTTGGACTGAGTCGTCTGATGACGGGCGACACGTACACCGCTCATGCGGGGGCTAAATTTCCTATCAAATGGACGGCACCAGAGAGTCTGGCTTACAATACTTTTTCCATCAAATCGGACGTGTGGG CATTTGGAGTGTTACTGTGGGAGATTGCTACGTACGGCATGTCTCCATACCCTGGAATTGATCTATCTCAGGTGTACGATCTATTGGAGAAGGGCTATCGCATGGAGCAGCCAGAAGGTTGTCCTCCTAAAGTGTACGAGCTCATGAGGGCCT GTTGGCAATGGAGTCCATTGGACCGGCCTTCATTTTCTGAGATCCACCAAGCCTTTGAGACAATGTTCCATGACTCAAGCATTTCAGAAG AAGTTGCAGAAgagctgtgtaaaactgcctCCGGTGGGCAGGGTGGGCTTGTGCATTCCTTCGGGCACGATATGCCAATCTTGCCCTCAAAGTCTCGCGGGCAGAAAAAACACTCGGAGAACAAAGAGAACATGGAGGAGGCGGGACCTCTCGGCCCTGCAG GTCTTGCAGCATCTCTGTTTGCTGGTGATGGGCGATCCAGCAGCTCACCAGCCCTGCCACGTAAACAAAGGGATAAATCCCCTTCTAGCCTTTTGGAAGACTCCCAGGACACCTTTACCCGTGACCGCAAAGCTGGCTTCTTCAGTTCTTTCATGAAGAAAAAGTCTACATCCTCTTCCTCACCTCAACAGCAACAAAACCTTCCCATGCCTCCCAAGAGGAGCAGCTCTTTCCGGGAGATGGAGACCCAGCCTCATAAAAAGTATGAGCCCACGGCAGGGTTTGGGGGCCCTCCTCCTTTGCCTCAGACCGATGGCTTGAGTTTTTCTCCATCCCATGGAGAGGGGAACCATGTGCAGTCTCGCTGCTGTGGAGCCACATTTGGGCAAAAGCCCTCCGGTTCCAACTCCAGTGCAACTTCTGGTCAAGTGGGAGGTAGCAGTAGCTGGGGAAGCTTAGCGGGCTTTTTCACCCCTCGccttatcaaaaaaacattgGGTTTGCGGACTGGTAAACCCTCTGGCGTAGACGAAGGGGGTGGAACCAAGCCTTTCCCTCGTTCCAATTCAACTTCCTCCATGTCTGCAGGATTACCGGACTTGGAGCGCATGGCGTTGACGTTGCCAAGAAACCGCAGCAAACCTCCTCTAGAGCGCACGGCTTCCACCACATCGCAGCCGGAGAATGGTGCGGCACGACCTTCAGACACAATCCTAAGAAAGCTTGATGAAGGTACGGCTCAGATACGCGATCGTCCCAAAGCCAAACTCTTGCCGCGTGGGGTTGCTGGAGGGTCAGGCGTAGTGAGAGCTCCAGGAGTAGGGGGAGAGGCTGAAATGAAAGACGGACACGACGACCGACCGGGCTGGTCGTCTCCGTCCAAAACCTCCACACTTGGGTCAGTCAGTCTACACAATCACAAAGTTCCAGTGCTCATCTCACCCACCCTAAAGCACAGCTCCGCTGATGCGCAACTGGTCGGTGTGGACTCTCAGGGCAACCGATTCAAACTGCTATCCGACAGTGGAGATCGCGACCGTCCTCGACTAGTAAAGCCCAAATGTGCGCCCCCTCCCCCACCCATGCTCCGCTCCCTTCAGCACGCCTACAGTGCCGACGCTGCCGACGAAGCGCTTCGGTCGACAGAGTTTGTTGAGATTAACGGAGATGGATTCAAAAGGTCAGGAAGGGAACGTCCATCAATCCCACCACCACAAGTGCCTCCGGCCCCCACGGTGCCCTCTAGCAACAATACCACCCAGACTAAGATGGCCAACGGTGCTTCTAGCGGGCCGGGTCCCACTTCTGCCAAACCTACTCTTAGACGGACTCGACAGCAGGCGGAACGGATCCCCTTGGAGAAGATTAGCAAGGAGGCTCTTTTGGAATGTGCCGAATGCTTGAGTAGTGCCATTCAAGGAAGCACTGAGCTATCCTCTAGCAGCCAAGTCTTGGATGTGGGACACCAGCTTTTGGACTACTGCTCCGGGTATGTTGACTGCATACCGCATACGCGGAATAAGTTTGCCTTTCGTGAGGCGGTGGGGAAACTAGAGTTAAATCTGCAGGAGCTTCGGACTTCCTCTTCGGGAGGAGGATTAGGGGGACCCGGGACCAGCCCCGCCCTCGATAATTTGCACACCTGCATTAAAGAGATCAGTGATGTCGTGCAAAGGTAG